GCCCGGACCGCGGCGACCGGGGCCGCCTCCGGTTCGAGGGTGTCCGCTTCGGGAGTCGTTGCGGCGGAGGATGACTCGACGATCAGATCCGCCAGGTTGCCGGCGAACTGACCGATCAGCGCACCCGCCACCTCCGCCAGGGCGCCGCGCCCGAACTGGGCCGGCTTCCCGGTGATGTTCAGGTCGGTGTCGACGAAAACGTCGGTCTTGTCGCCGGATTCGACGAGCCGGCAGGTGATGGTCGCCTTCGCGGTGCCGTTGCCGCGGGCCTCGCGGCCGCCGCCCTCGAGTACCGCGATCCGGGCGGCCTCGTCCGCCGACACGATCCGGATGGTGCCGTTGTAGGTGAGGGCGATCGGGCCGAGCTTCACCTTGATCCGGCCCTGGAAGGCGTCCCCGTCGCTGCCGGTCAGGGTGGCGCCGGGAACACAGGGCGCGATGCGCTCCAGATCCAGCAGCACCTTCCAGGCGTCCGCCGCCGGGACGGGTATGCCGAATGTGTTCTCGAGTTTCACGCTGATCCTTCCAGAGTTTCCTGCCCCATCGCGGCGGCAGCGTCGTGCTTCGTCGAAGCGGCCGCGGCCGCAACGGCTTTCACGATCCCCTGGTAGCCCGTGCAGCGGCACAGGTTGCCGGAGATCGCTTCCCGGATCTCCCCCTCGGTCGGGTCGGGGTTCTCCCGCAGGAACGCGGTGGCCGACACGATGAAACCCGGTGTGCAGAAACCGCACTGCAGGCCGTGGTGTTCGCGGAACGCCGCCTGCACCGGGGACAGTTCACCGTCCGGGGCGGCGATGCCCTCCACCGTGGTGATCTCCGACCCGTCGGCCTGCACCGCGAAGATCAGGCAGGCCCGCACCGCGGCCCCGTCCAGCAGGACCGTGCACGCCCCGCACACGCCGTGCTCGCAGCCCAGATGTGTTCCGGTGAGGCCGCATCGGGTGCGCAGGTAGTCCGCGAGCACCAGCCGCGGTGGTACCCGGTCCCGGCGCAGATCGCCGTTGACCCGCAGTTCGATGT
This DNA window, taken from Nocardia sp. BMG111209, encodes the following:
- a CDS encoding (2Fe-2S)-binding protein; translated protein: MTDIDIELRVNGDLRRDRVPPRLVLADYLRTRCGLTGTHLGCEHGVCGACTVLLDGAAVRACLIFAVQADGSEITTVEGIAAPDGELSPVQAAFREHHGLQCGFCTPGFIVSATAFLRENPDPTEGEIREAISGNLCRCTGYQGIVKAVAAAAASTKHDAAAAMGQETLEGSA
- a CDS encoding SRPBCC family protein, with the protein product MKLENTFGIPVPAADAWKVLLDLERIAPCVPGATLTGSDGDAFQGRIKVKLGPIALTYNGTIRIVSADEAARIAVLEGGGREARGNGTAKATITCRLVESGDKTDVFVDTDLNITGKPAQFGRGALAEVAGALIGQFAGNLADLIVESSSAATTPEADTLEPEAAPVAAVRAVPAPGTNVQPAARPAAEPIDLLSAAGIGGERVGLVAAVAALLAVLVLWRRDRKRLASR